The Methanosarcina barkeri MS DNA window CGCTTCATCTATGCTTTTTGTCGGTATAAAGAACGCATTTCTACTTTCCGTCTCTGGAAGTTTTGATACCAAATACAGTTTGAATTCTTTTGCAGTTCTCCCTACAATAGCAGCTTTGTGCCCACCGAACTCACAATGGTTCTTGAAACGTTTGACTGCATCTTCAGGAGCCCTGCATTCCCTGTTCCAGCACTCATAAACTTTGTTTCCTATTCCCTCGGCACATTCGGCTACAAGGATAATTGAACCTCCTTTTTTTACGGCAGAGGTAGCGTTTTCAAGTGATTTTGTTGCCTGGTAAAGATTGATATCCTTTGGAAAACCACCGCAGGAAACAACTACAGCATCCGCAGGCTCTACAGGTACTTTATACATAGCATCGACATACTCTGTCCCTTTCCTGTGGGCTCCGACTAAATCGCCTGCAACGGCATCAACTATCTCTTTTTTGCTGTCAAGTACAACATTCAGGATAAAGTCAAGGCCTGTAATCCTTGCAGCTTCCTCTATGTTCTTTCTTGCCGGACTGTCGGTTCTGCCTGAGAGAGGGTCTCCTTCAAAGAGTTTGCTATAAAAGCTATGGAATGAGAGAATGGATTTTTCCGAACTTACTCCTGGAAGGATGGACTTCCCTCCTCCTCCATATCCTGCATAATAATGAAATTCCAGCGTTCCTGTGCTTATGATAACGTCGGAGTCTACTACTTCTTCAAAAACCTCTACAGGTGTTCCGAAACTTGTCTCCCCGAGATGCTTGCACCTTTTCCTGTCGTGCTGGATACATCTTATTTTTTCAAAGATCTCTTTCCCTACAAGCTGGCAGCACTCTTCTTCAGTTTGTAAACGATGAAGTCCAAGGGCAAAAACAATAGTGATATTCTCGTTTTTTGCTCCTCCAAGATAAAGCTCTTCAAGTAGAGGAGGAAGAATTTTTGCAGTAGGAGTTGGCCGTGTAACATCGCTTACGATAATTGCAATTCTCGAATCAGGGTTTACAATCTCAGAAAGCCTTTTGCTTTTAATGGGATTTTCAAGCGCCTTTTTAATTAGGGAAGCCCCTTCTTCCTTTATTTCTAATTCCGAAGGCAAGATAATACTGGAAATGTTTTTCTCAGGGATATCAAGCTTTAAAATCCCGCTTCCAAACGCAAGTGGAATCGTTTTTACATTCGTAGTCATGATCATTCCGATGTCATAGTATTAATTATATAAAATCATATAGGTAAACAATAAAAAATTAAATTCTAAAAAGAATTCGAACCGACATCTATAGGACTTTTATATTATAATTAGTTTATGATATTGCAATGGTTTTTTATGTTATATTTTGTTTCCACTTATTTTTTCCAGAAGGTTCAATTAAATTTCCGGTAACGTTTGCAGTGTAGCATTTGCAGTGTAGCATTTGCAGTGTAGCATTTGTAGTGCAGCATTTGTAGTGCAGCATTTGCAGTGTAACATTTGCAGTGTAACATTTGCAGTGCTTCATTTCCTGCCATAATTTACATGCGATTTTAAAACTCCGCAAGAGACACTTTTATTTATATTTATTGAGCTCGTTTCAGAACCGATCTTATTTGCACATAAATAAGAGTTCAGAACTGGTTTTATAATAGGAAGATTGATTGATAATTAAAAATTAAAGTCATTACAAACCTGCATACCACTGTTAATTTATTTAAAAAAACATTCAGACGCATAAGTACCGAAAAGAATTTTTTTGGTGCTTCAGAGGAGGCAGGAAAAGGAAATTCGTTGTGGGGGAGATTAAATGGACAAAGAAAGAATTTCTTATCACGAATCCGTTCTGAATATGTATGAGCGGATAAAAAAAGACGGGATGACGAATGTCTGGGACCGTTACGAAGCCCAGGGTCTGGGAGGAAATCCAGACAAAAGATGTACTTTCTGTATGGGAGGAGTGCGCTGCGACCTGTGTTCCAACGGGCCATGCCGTTCGGATGCTGCAAAAGACAAAAGAGGAGTATGCGGAATCACTGCCGATGGTATGGCAATGCGGATGATGCTTCTCAGAAATGTGATGGGAGCTTCTACTTACCACTATCATACGGATCAGACCATCAGGACTTTGAGGGAAACTGCCAGAGGCAACACTCCTTATACAATAATGGAACCTGAAAAGTTAAGGACGTTTGCAAGCCGGCTGGGGCTCAAAACCGAAGGATCGGACTCAGAAATTGCTCTTCGCCTTTGTGAGTTTGTAGAAAAGGAGTTTAACAGACCTGCCTACGAACCAAGCCGGATTGTTGAGTTCCTTGCTCCTCCCGAAAGAAAAGAAAAGTGGAGAGCACTGGATATATTTCCAGGTGGAATCTACGGGGAGATGATGCTTTCCACAAGCTCCTGCCTGACAAATGTGGATGGGTATTATGCTAGCCTGGCCTTAAAAGCCATGCGTCTGGGAATTGCAATGGGATACCAGAGCCAGATTGTAAACGAATATTGCCAGGACATCCTTTTTGGAATTCCCAGACCCCACAATATGAGAGTAGACCTTGGCGTGCTTGATCCTGAGTACGTGAACGTGCTCCCTAATGGGCACGAACCATTTATCGGCTTTGCCATGGTCCAGCTTGCCCGAAAACCGGAATGGCAGGAAAAAGCAAAAACTGCAGGAGCAAAGGGACTGAGGGTTATTGCTAGCATTGAAACAGGGCAGGAAATGATCCAGAGATGGGAGGAAGACAATGCTTTCTACGGATTTACAGGCAACTGGATTTCCCAGGAAGCGGTGTTTGCAAGCGGAAGCGTGGATCTCTTTGCAGCAGATATGAACTGTTCTCTTCCTGTTGCTCCCCTTTATGCCGAAAAATACAATTTTAAACTCATGCCTGTAAGTGAACTCGTAGCCTTCGAAGGCATCGGGGAACGCCTGAACTATAATCCCACCGAAGCCGAAAAGCAGGCAGCACAACTTCTGGATATGGCGATTGAAAATTTCAAAAAACGAAAAAGCTCGATAGAATCCGTTTCGAAGCTCCCTATGAAAGAATCTGTGGTAGGCTTTTCAAACGAGAGCATCCTTGCAGCGCTTGGAGGCAGCTTTGCCCCTCTCCTTGATGCTATAAAAAACGGAGCAATTAAAGGAATTGTGGGGATGGTATCCTGTACTACCTTGAGGGACTACGGTCAGGATGTATACAGCGTTGCTGTGGTAAAAGAGCTTATCAAAAGAAATATCCTTGTTCTGTCTCTTGGTTGCGGGAACGGAGCTATGCAAGTGGCAGGCCTCTGTACCCCTGAAGCCAGAGAATTTGCAGGAGACAGCCTAAAAGCCGTATGCAAAGCCCTGGGCATCCCACCAGTGCTAAGCTTTGGGACCTGTACTGATACAGGCAGGCTTGCTGATCTTCTTGGAGCTATCTCCAGAGCCCTCGGAGGAGTTCCAATTCCTGACCTTCCTGTTGCTGCCGCAGCACCTGAGTATATGGAACAGAAAGCCACAATAGATGCTATCTTTGCTCTGGCCCTCGGGCTCTATACTTATGTGAACCCGGTCCCGACAGTCACAGGCGCCCCGAATCTGGTCAAACTGCTTACAGAAGACTGTCGGAAAGTTACAGGCGGGGTCATGAATGTGGAAAAAGATGCAGTAAAAGCCGTTGATGGGATAGAACAACACATTATGGAAAAGAGAAAAAATCTTGGAATCTAAGTCTGAGATCTAAGCTTGGGATCTAAGTCTGGGATCTAAGCCTGGAATCTGAAAACCAGATAATAACAGATTTCTGATAAGAAGAGATCTAATAAGAAGAGAGCCGAAAAATTCGAATTTATCTACTCTCTTTTACATTTCATATTTAAACAGGATAGATCCGAACCTGATAAATCAAAGCTTAAATCAAGGCTTAAATCAAAGATCTATAGATTCTCCGGGTTTCATGATAATGACTTTTGTATCGATTTTTGCCTCAACTGCTCTTTTAAACTCTTTAGGGTCCTGTTTTATTACGTCAAATGTGCTATAGTGCATAGGAATTACAGTTTTAGGCTGAATTAGTTCTACGGCTTTTGTAGCTTCTTTTATGCCCATTGTAAACTTGTCGCCTATGGGTAGGAGAGCCAGTTCAGGTTCATAGAGTTCACCTATGAGCTTCATGTCCCCGAAAACTCCAGTGTCTCCGGCGTGGTAGATGGAATGTCCGTTGATTTGTATAATGAAACCTGCCGGGGAACCACCATCGAAACTAAAACCTGAGGCATCAATTGAGGAGGAATGGAGCGCTTCGGTCATGGTTAGCTTTATCCCCTCTACGTTTACTGTACCGCCCTTGCCCATGCCTTCTGCAAAAACTCCTTTCGATTTTATATAGTTCGCAACCTCATGAACAGAGATTATCCGGCATCCGGTTCGTTTTCCGATTTCGATCGTATCTCCAAGGTGATCGCGGTGCCCGTGAGTTACGGCTATTATATCAGGGTTCAGTTCTTCAGGGATGCACGGAGCCAGTGGGTTCCCTGAAATAAAAGGGTCGATCAACAATTTCTTTTCAGCTTCGAACAAAAAAGCCGAATGTCCGAGCCAGGTAATCTTTACGCCAGCCATCTTTTTGCCTCAAAATCATTACTTATACAAAAATAATAATATGTAACTACGGAATTAAGTTGTCCGTAATTTAGCTATTAGTAAGTAATTTAGCTATCAGTGAGTAATTTAGCTATCAGTGAGTAATTTAGCTATTAGTAAGTAATTTAGCTATCAGTGAGTAATTTAGCTATCAGTAAGTAACTTAACTATCAAGTAATTTAGTCATCAATATTTTCGCTATCAATAATTTAATTTTCGATAATTCTTGGCTGGTCATGAAATATTAACAATAGAGAATAAAAGATAAAGCAAAGACAAAGGAAAAATAAAGAGTTGTACTGAGGATCATGTTAATATGCTTCTTCTGTCAAACGGAGTGAAAATGAAAATCGGTCTGGTAATACATGGTCCCGAAGTTATTGATTCGGGAGAGGCTAAAAGAGTTTTTGACAAGCTTTCCTGTGTGGGCAAAGTCGAGGCGAGGCTTGGCGGAACAATGGGAAAAGTAGCTATCCTGGATGCCGGACTTGAAAACATTATAAATATAAGTCAGCACCAGAAGCCAAGTGCCTGCATTGAATCGCTTTTCGAAACCTCAGACCTTGTATGTCTCCTGAACCGTGGAAAAACTATTGAAACCGGGAAGGTGTTTGGAAAAATGGTTGCTGTCCGGCTTAGAGAGCCGGAAATAAAACCTATTATCCAGATCGAAAGCCCGGAAAGTACCGATGGAATTCTGATACCTCTTAATAAAAAAGCCGGAGAATATGGAGAATATCTTGAGAAGCTTTCTGAAATCCTGAGGCTTCCTATGGAAAGTCCTTTGTCCCTTCAAAGTTCGAGAGTTCAAAATTCTGTTCTTGTAGAAAAGTGTCCGGGAACAGGCAAAATCCAGGTTATACGCAAGCTTTCAGGCGTTTTTCCCGGAGAAAATATTCTGGTAAACGGAACCGTGATTGGAAAAGCCTTTTCTTCCAAAGTAAGCATAATCTCAGAAAACGGCTTTATTGTCGCAATCGAAGGGGGAGAAATAAAAGAACATGGGCTCGAAAAACTTCATAATTATGAAAAAAGAGACCCTGTTGACCTTGCAAAAGCCTGGGTAAAAAGTGGCGACCTGAGAAGAAGCAATTTCTCTCCCCTGCAAGGCCGGAAACTAAACGTTCGCGGCCAGAATTCTGGTTTTTCTTCCAGGCCAGCCGCAGGAAGAGTCGTACTTATAGACCATGCTGCGGAAGATACTTTTGAGCTGGCTGTCGATGCTGAACTTGTAGTTACCGTGGGAGATGACACCACAACAATAGCAGGCGACATTCTCTTCAGGCTTGGAATCCCAATTTTAGGGATCACGGACGGAGATTGTGACAGGCTTGCTTGCCAAACGGCCATTTTTCCAGGTTCTATTGTGCTCAGGCTGGCAGCGGGAAATGACGATATTCTGGGTAAAAAACTGAAGCAGAAACTGCTAGGTGGAGAAAATTCTGCGGTTTTAGAGGATGTGTATGCTTTTAAAGAAGATGTGCTGAAACTTGCAGAGCCCTTGATTGAAGCTGTTTTTGAATACTGATAATAAAAGAATAAGAACTCATTGGCTGGTTCCTGATACTGATTCTAACCCGCACGAGTTGCATCTCCCTAATTGTGCCTTGGGAGTAACCTGTCCGTTTCACTTTCTTCGCGCACTCAAATGGACCAATCAAAGTTTCATTAGCTCACATCACAGCAAGTTGCGGGGTATTCGACTGAAATTAAACAGTAAATTGAAATGAAGTAGAAAGTGAAGTTTTAAAATGAACTCACTTGTGTTAATATCTTTTTTCATTTAAAAATTCATATTCTTCTTTTGAATATTTATTAATTTTAGCATTTATTTCTTCAATGCACTCGCTGATAATTATTCTTAACTTCCCCGGTTTGAACGCATTATACATTTTTTGGAATAAATTTTTTTTCGCTACTAATATCGGTGGTATATTCCCACCTATTGATACTATACCTTCTCTTCCACATGAAACGTGACTAAGAAAAGCGGTTCTAATCTTTTCAATTTTATCTGGAGTAGTTGCATTTTTTGCTAAATTTATCAGTGTTTCTATCGTTGCTTCTTCGAATGGTAAATATTCAGATACCGCAACAGCGGAATAAAAGTCTCCTCTTTCGAGTTTATGCATTATATATTCTTCTGCATATAATTTATTGGAGGAACTGTTTCGAATACCTATAACTGAATCCATTACAAAATTAATTGACTTTCCTACAAGATAATTGTCGTCTTGATTCCAAAGTAAAAGACTATCCAATAACTTATCATAATCATCTAATGAATAAATATGATTACCAATTGACTCTAATCCGTCATGTGGAATTCCTTGATATGTTGAGTAGTAGCCAATCTTTTTTTGATCAAAAATGCGAGTTTCTAAAAATGAAATTACAGTATCAATGTCGCTAAAAGAATAATCTAACAGTTCATTTGCGTACCAATCTAATTTAGAGGTACACTTTAATTTTTCAATCAAATCTCTTTTAAAACTCCTTAATAGGCCAGCATCAACTATATTTTCATATTTTTTGATATTACCAATTTGAAAAAATATATTCTGGGGTAAAACAGCGTCAAAATTTGGTTCTGTTCTGATTATCAATTGCAGATATGAAACGATAAAATTGAATTCATTTTTTGGGCCATAAATAAAATACAGAAAGTCAACAACTAATTTTCGAATATCGGAGTTTCCTTTTTCTATAAGCTGTATTATACAAGAATCTCTAAACTCAACTGGGTTAGTTCCAATAATTCTTAAAAATGTATCGATTTTTCCAATATCTACATTGGGGAGATTAGAAAATAACTCGTCATATAGTTCTTGAATGAATTTTTCATTTCCACAAGATATTGCGAAATCAATGATATTTTGGAATTTGCCTGGAACTAATTCCCACAATGATTTATTTTTTCGAATTGAGATAAATATATCTGGATTTATTCTTACCCAACAATCAATTATTAGTGATCCAACTGAATTTATTTTTATAATTTGATGAAGATCACTTAAATACCCTATTATTTGAACGCCGCTGACATATTTATTATTTAGTGAAATAGCTAAATGTTTAACGTCCTCGGACTTAAGCTTAAAGTTATGTAGATAATTATTAATGTACCAGTTCCACTTTTCTTCCTTAGGTACCTTACTCTCAAGTAAAGAAAAGTCTTCTATAACAAAATCAACAGAATAAAAATATTTAAATACTACATACTCTATATTTTGAGGTAATTTTTTA harbors:
- a CDS encoding metal-dependent hydrolase: MAGVKITWLGHSAFLFEAEKKLLIDPFISGNPLAPCIPEELNPDIIAVTHGHRDHLGDTIEIGKRTGCRIISVHEVANYIKSKGVFAEGMGKGGTVNVEGIKLTMTEALHSSSIDASGFSFDGGSPAGFIIQINGHSIYHAGDTGVFGDMKLIGELYEPELALLPIGDKFTMGIKEATKAVELIQPKTVIPMHYSTFDVIKQDPKEFKRAVEAKIDTKVIIMKPGESIDL
- a CDS encoding DUF2117 family protein, which gives rise to MKIGLVIHGPEVIDSGEAKRVFDKLSCVGKVEARLGGTMGKVAILDAGLENIINISQHQKPSACIESLFETSDLVCLLNRGKTIETGKVFGKMVAVRLREPEIKPIIQIESPESTDGILIPLNKKAGEYGEYLEKLSEILRLPMESPLSLQSSRVQNSVLVEKCPGTGKIQVIRKLSGVFPGENILVNGTVIGKAFSSKVSIISENGFIVAIEGGEIKEHGLEKLHNYEKRDPVDLAKAWVKSGDLRRSNFSPLQGRKLNVRGQNSGFSSRPAAGRVVLIDHAAEDTFELAVDAELVVTVGDDTTTIAGDILFRLGIPILGITDGDCDRLACQTAIFPGSIVLRLAAGNDDILGKKLKQKLLGGENSAVLEDVYAFKEDVLKLAEPLIEAVFEY
- the larA gene encoding nickel-dependent lactate racemase — encoded protein: MTTNVKTIPLAFGSGILKLDIPEKNISSIILPSELEIKEEGASLIKKALENPIKSKRLSEIVNPDSRIAIIVSDVTRPTPTAKILPPLLEELYLGGAKNENITIVFALGLHRLQTEEECCQLVGKEIFEKIRCIQHDRKRCKHLGETSFGTPVEVFEEVVDSDVIISTGTLEFHYYAGYGGGGKSILPGVSSEKSILSFHSFYSKLFEGDPLSGRTDSPARKNIEEAARITGLDFILNVVLDSKKEIVDAVAGDLVGAHRKGTEYVDAMYKVPVEPADAVVVSCGGFPKDINLYQATKSLENATSAVKKGGSIILVAECAEGIGNKVYECWNRECRAPEDAVKRFKNHCEFGGHKAAIVGRTAKEFKLYLVSKLPETESRNAFFIPTKSIDEALEKVLSENPDAKIHVMPNGGWTLTVKQ
- the cooS gene encoding anaerobic carbon-monoxide dehydrogenase catalytic subunit translates to MDKERISYHESVLNMYERIKKDGMTNVWDRYEAQGLGGNPDKRCTFCMGGVRCDLCSNGPCRSDAAKDKRGVCGITADGMAMRMMLLRNVMGASTYHYHTDQTIRTLRETARGNTPYTIMEPEKLRTFASRLGLKTEGSDSEIALRLCEFVEKEFNRPAYEPSRIVEFLAPPERKEKWRALDIFPGGIYGEMMLSTSSCLTNVDGYYASLALKAMRLGIAMGYQSQIVNEYCQDILFGIPRPHNMRVDLGVLDPEYVNVLPNGHEPFIGFAMVQLARKPEWQEKAKTAGAKGLRVIASIETGQEMIQRWEEDNAFYGFTGNWISQEAVFASGSVDLFAADMNCSLPVAPLYAEKYNFKLMPVSELVAFEGIGERLNYNPTEAEKQAAQLLDMAIENFKKRKSSIESVSKLPMKESVVGFSNESILAALGGSFAPLLDAIKNGAIKGIVGMVSCTTLRDYGQDVYSVAVVKELIKRNILVLSLGCGNGAMQVAGLCTPEAREFAGDSLKAVCKALGIPPVLSFGTCTDTGRLADLLGAISRALGGVPIPDLPVAAAAPEYMEQKATIDAIFALALGLYTYVNPVPTVTGAPNLVKLLTEDCRKVTGGVMNVEKDAVKAVDGIEQHIMEKRKNLGI